A genomic window from Streptomyces sp. WMMC940 includes:
- a CDS encoding FecCD family ABC transporter permease: protein MGTSAVRAAKGPRAVLLLTLTGALLLALCGVSMTFGALSVPLGQVWDTLLGDAPDSRVDNVIWSVRLPRTVLGIATGAALGLSGALMQALTRNPLADPGILGVSAGAAFAVVLSVGVLGLGSLHGHIWFAFAGALAATVLVHLLGGLGRSGYTPVKLALAGVAVTSVLFSLTSAVALTDPDALNRYRFWSAGSLAGQDGEVLLRVLPFLAVGAVLALACARGLNSLALGDDVARSLGLGTGPLRAQGVVAVTLLTGGAVAVIGPVVFVGLVVPHIARVLAQYAGIGPDHRWLLPLSALLAPCLLLAADIAGRLVARPVEIQAGVLVAFVGGPFFIAMVRRRRLAEL from the coding sequence GTGGGGACCTCGGCGGTCCGGGCGGCGAAAGGCCCCCGCGCAGTGCTGCTGCTGACGCTGACCGGTGCGTTGCTCCTGGCGCTGTGCGGCGTCTCGATGACGTTCGGCGCCCTGAGCGTCCCGCTCGGCCAGGTGTGGGACACCCTGCTCGGAGACGCCCCCGACTCCCGTGTGGACAACGTGATCTGGTCCGTCCGGCTGCCGCGCACCGTCCTCGGAATCGCCACCGGCGCCGCCCTGGGGCTCTCCGGTGCGCTGATGCAGGCGCTGACCCGGAACCCGCTCGCCGATCCGGGCATCCTCGGCGTGAGCGCCGGGGCGGCCTTCGCCGTCGTGCTCTCGGTCGGCGTCCTCGGCCTCGGCTCCCTCCACGGCCACATCTGGTTCGCGTTCGCCGGCGCACTGGCCGCGACCGTCCTCGTCCATCTGCTCGGCGGACTCGGCCGGTCGGGGTACACGCCCGTCAAACTCGCCCTGGCAGGCGTCGCCGTGACCTCCGTGCTCTTCTCCCTCACCAGCGCCGTGGCCCTGACCGACCCCGACGCCCTCAACCGCTACCGCTTCTGGTCGGCGGGCTCCCTCGCCGGCCAGGACGGCGAAGTCCTCCTGCGGGTGCTGCCGTTCCTGGCCGTCGGTGCCGTCCTCGCCCTCGCCTGCGCCCGCGGACTCAACAGCCTGGCCCTCGGCGACGACGTGGCCAGGTCCCTGGGACTCGGCACCGGCCCGCTGCGCGCCCAGGGCGTCGTCGCCGTCACGCTCCTCACCGGCGGGGCCGTCGCCGTCATCGGCCCGGTGGTCTTCGTCGGCCTCGTCGTGCCGCACATCGCCCGCGTCCTCGCCCAGTACGCGGGCATCGGGCCCGACCACCGCTGGCTGCTGCCGCTGTCGGCGCTGCTCGCCCCCTGTCTGCTGCTCGCCGCCGACATCGCGGGCCGGCTGGTCGCCCGACCGGTCGAGATCCAGGCCGGAGTCCTGGTCGCCTTCGTCGGCGGGCCGTTCTTCATCGCGATGGTACGCCGTCGACGACTCGCGGAGCTGTGA
- a CDS encoding ArsR/SmtB family transcription factor has product MMTSVDADLIRVLADPLRLRIVTLLARETLCTTHLVEETGARQTNLSNHLKVLREAGVVETEPCGRFTYYRLKPDVLDSLAGRFAELARTAHATAAANTRRSCP; this is encoded by the coding sequence ATGATGACGTCAGTCGACGCTGACCTGATTCGGGTGCTGGCCGACCCGCTCAGGCTGCGGATCGTGACCCTCCTCGCCCGGGAGACGCTCTGCACCACGCACCTGGTCGAGGAGACCGGCGCCAGGCAGACGAACCTCTCCAACCACCTGAAGGTGCTGCGCGAGGCGGGCGTGGTCGAGACGGAGCCGTGCGGGCGCTTCACCTACTACCGGCTGAAGCCCGACGTCCTCGACTCGCTGGCCGGTCGGTTCGCCGAGCTGGCCAGGACCGCGCACGCCACGGCCGCGGCGAACACCAGGCGTTCCTGCCCCTGA
- a CDS encoding ABC transporter ATP-binding protein, which translates to MSSTYEDRPYGTEPRTPSRELRDRSPEGLPPAPGSGAAPPELGARGLRLAYDERIVVEDLDVTIPPGRVTAIVGANACGKSTLLRALARLLKPRAGAVHLDGRSLHSIPTRELARRLGILPQSPVAPEGLTVVDLVGRGRSPHQTWWRQWSSGDEQAVDDALRATSMTDLAHHAVDELSGGQRQRAWIAMAVAQGTPVLLLDEPTTYLDLAHQIDVLDLVTDLNRHQGRTVVMVLHDLNHACRYADHVIAMKAGRVVGEGTPAEVVTAPMVEEVFGLRCVIGTDPVSGTPMVVPVGRHHASEPGAEGVPVPDAVG; encoded by the coding sequence GTGTCATCGACGTACGAGGACCGCCCGTACGGTACGGAGCCGCGCACACCGTCCCGCGAGCTGCGGGACCGGAGCCCCGAAGGGCTCCCGCCGGCACCGGGGTCCGGGGCGGCGCCTCCCGAACTCGGCGCGCGGGGACTGCGGTTGGCGTACGACGAACGGATCGTCGTGGAGGACCTCGACGTGACGATCCCCCCTGGGCGCGTGACGGCGATCGTCGGAGCGAACGCCTGCGGCAAGTCGACGCTGCTGCGCGCCCTCGCCCGGCTGCTGAAACCCCGGGCCGGTGCCGTGCATCTCGACGGGCGCTCGCTGCACTCCATCCCGACCCGTGAACTGGCGCGGCGGCTCGGCATCCTGCCGCAGTCGCCCGTGGCCCCCGAGGGGCTGACCGTCGTCGACCTGGTGGGGCGCGGTCGCTCACCGCACCAGACATGGTGGCGCCAGTGGTCGTCGGGCGACGAGCAGGCGGTCGACGACGCGCTGCGCGCCACCTCGATGACGGACCTCGCCCATCACGCCGTCGACGAGCTCTCCGGCGGGCAGCGGCAGCGGGCCTGGATCGCGATGGCGGTCGCCCAGGGCACTCCCGTACTGCTGCTGGACGAGCCCACCACCTATCTGGACCTCGCACACCAGATCGACGTCCTGGACCTCGTCACCGATCTGAACCGGCACCAGGGCAGGACCGTCGTCATGGTGCTGCACGATCTCAACCACGCGTGCCGCTACGCCGACCACGTCATCGCCATGAAGGCCGGCCGCGTCGTGGGCGAGGGCACACCGGCCGAGGTCGTCACCGCCCCCATGGTGGAGGAGGTCTTCGGGCTGCGCTGCGTCATCGGTACCGATCCCGTCAGCGGGACCCCCATGGTGGTCCCGGTCGGCCGCCACCACGCGTCGGAGCCCGGTGCCGAGGGAGTTCCCGTCCCGGACGCCGTCGGGTGA
- a CDS encoding FecCD family ABC transporter permease, with translation MTTEFAPGRNRGLPAGPRPPGHGPGRFAYRLAVPPVSGVLRPRLLGVCTVLAAAAFAAFWVGISVGDVSLPLPDVLRALAGGGDPGTRLIVHELRLPRAVAGLLVGVAFGVSGALLQTMTLNPLASPDMMGITQGAGTAVVASIVLGWDFGAGPQFMGLLGALTAASLVYVLAWKRGTTGYRIVLVGVGVAWICTSATDYLMAHGRQFEAQAALGWLVGNLNGRTWQQIVPLALTLAVLLPAALLLGRQMRTLQLGDDVARGLGTRVQAVRVAVLVCAVGLVAFGTATAGPVAFVALAAPQIAQRLAGTAFPPPVASGLAGAFIVPASDLAARRLIPGTELPVGIVTGVLGAPVLLWLLVRANRAGSGG, from the coding sequence ATGACCACCGAATTCGCCCCCGGCCGGAACCGCGGACTCCCCGCCGGGCCGCGTCCCCCGGGACACGGTCCCGGCCGGTTCGCCTACCGCCTCGCCGTCCCGCCGGTATCGGGTGTCCTCAGACCCCGGCTGCTGGGGGTGTGCACCGTGCTCGCCGCCGCCGCGTTCGCCGCCTTCTGGGTGGGCATCTCCGTCGGGGACGTCTCACTCCCGCTCCCCGACGTCCTGCGGGCGCTGGCAGGTGGGGGCGACCCCGGCACCCGGCTGATCGTCCACGAACTCCGTCTGCCCAGGGCGGTGGCCGGCCTGCTCGTCGGCGTCGCCTTCGGCGTCTCGGGCGCGCTGCTCCAGACCATGACGCTCAATCCGCTGGCGAGCCCGGACATGATGGGCATCACCCAGGGCGCGGGCACCGCGGTGGTCGCGAGCATCGTCCTCGGCTGGGACTTCGGCGCCGGTCCGCAGTTCATGGGGCTGCTCGGCGCACTGACGGCGGCTTCCCTGGTGTACGTGCTGGCGTGGAAGCGGGGGACGACGGGATACCGGATCGTCCTCGTCGGCGTCGGCGTCGCCTGGATCTGCACCAGCGCGACCGACTACCTCATGGCCCACGGCAGGCAGTTCGAGGCGCAGGCGGCCCTCGGCTGGCTCGTCGGCAACCTGAACGGCCGCACCTGGCAGCAGATCGTCCCGCTCGCCCTGACCCTCGCGGTGCTCCTGCCCGCGGCCCTGCTGCTCGGACGGCAGATGCGGACCCTCCAACTGGGCGACGACGTGGCCCGGGGCCTCGGCACGCGCGTCCAGGCCGTCCGCGTCGCCGTACTGGTCTGCGCCGTCGGGCTGGTGGCCTTCGGCACGGCGACCGCCGGCCCGGTGGCGTTCGTCGCGCTGGCCGCCCCGCAGATCGCCCAGCGGCTGGCGGGGACGGCCTTCCCGCCACCCGTCGCCTCGGGACTGGCCGGCGCCTTCATCGTGCCGGCGTCCGACCTGGCAGCCCGGAGGCTGATCCCCGGCACCGAGCTGCCCGTCGGGATCGTCACCGGTGTGCTCGGCGCCCCCGTACTGCTCTGGCTGCTCGTCCGCGCCAACCGCGCCGGCTCAGGAGGTTGA
- a CDS encoding lysine N(6)-hydroxylase/L-ornithine N(5)-oxygenase family protein: MTTWHGNPEHIHDVLGIGFGPSNLALAIAVQERTARTPGDPFRALFLERQTGFGWHRGMLIDDATMQVSFLKDLVTLRDPTSDFSFLAYLHERGRLVDFLNQKSLFPLRIEFHDYFEWAAARLAHLVEYSAEVVSVRPVAEDGEVRWFDVVSRDPAHPRRTTVRRTRDICVATGLEPHLPPGTVLSERVWHNSELLPRVGELRRSGAPVRRAVVLGAGQSAAEAVDFLHRSFPDAEICSVFAKYGYTPADDSPFANRIFDPEAVDVYYGAPADVKRSLFDYHRSTNYSVVDMDLIQSLSRTMYQEKVRGRRRLRMMNVSRIREVGTHPGGVRTTVEFLPTGEREVLEADLLVHATGYRPRGLGDDLGEVGKLCLRDEEDALRVGRDHRVETAPNVTAAVYLQGGTEHTHGLASTLLSTTAIRAGEICGALFARRGVSAPGRGSAA, translated from the coding sequence GTGACGACATGGCACGGCAACCCGGAACACATCCACGACGTACTGGGCATCGGCTTCGGACCGTCCAACCTCGCACTCGCCATCGCCGTCCAGGAGCGCACCGCGAGAACCCCCGGAGATCCGTTCCGCGCTCTCTTCCTCGAACGGCAGACGGGTTTCGGCTGGCACCGGGGCATGCTCATCGACGACGCCACCATGCAGGTGTCCTTCCTCAAGGACCTCGTGACCCTGCGCGACCCGACCAGCGACTTCAGCTTCCTCGCCTATCTCCACGAGCGTGGCAGACTCGTCGACTTCCTCAACCAGAAGTCGCTGTTCCCCCTGCGCATCGAGTTCCACGACTACTTCGAGTGGGCCGCGGCGCGCCTGGCCCACCTCGTCGAGTACTCCGCCGAGGTCGTGTCGGTCCGGCCCGTGGCCGAGGACGGGGAGGTCCGCTGGTTCGACGTCGTCAGCCGCGACCCCGCGCACCCGAGGCGCACGACCGTCCGCCGCACCCGCGACATCTGTGTCGCCACCGGCCTCGAACCCCATCTGCCGCCCGGAACCGTGCTGTCCGAACGCGTCTGGCACAACAGCGAGTTACTGCCCCGCGTCGGTGAACTCCGGCGCTCCGGCGCACCGGTGCGCCGCGCCGTCGTCCTCGGTGCCGGCCAGAGCGCCGCCGAGGCGGTCGACTTCCTCCACCGGAGCTTCCCCGACGCCGAGATCTGCTCCGTGTTCGCCAAGTACGGCTACACGCCGGCCGACGACAGCCCGTTCGCCAACAGGATCTTCGACCCCGAGGCGGTCGACGTCTACTACGGCGCGCCCGCCGACGTGAAGCGCTCCTTGTTCGACTACCACCGCAGCACCAACTACTCGGTGGTGGACATGGATCTGATCCAGTCACTGTCCCGGACGATGTACCAGGAGAAGGTGCGGGGCCGGCGACGGCTGCGCATGATGAACGTCTCCCGCATCCGGGAGGTCGGGACGCACCCGGGCGGCGTCCGGACGACCGTGGAGTTCCTGCCCACCGGCGAACGCGAGGTGCTGGAGGCGGACCTGCTCGTCCATGCCACCGGATACCGGCCGCGGGGCCTGGGGGACGACCTCGGGGAGGTCGGCAAACTCTGCCTCAGGGACGAGGAGGACGCCCTCCGGGTCGGCCGCGACCACCGGGTGGAGACCGCGCCCAATGTGACGGCGGCCGTCTACCTCCAGGGCGGCACGGAGCACACCCACGGTCTCGCGTCGACCCTGCTGTCGACCACCGCGATCCGTGCCGGGGAGATCTGCGGCGCGCTCTTCGCGCGTCGTGGGGTGAGCGCGCCCGGAAGGGGTTCCGCCGCCTGA
- a CDS encoding arsenate reductase ArsC → MAEKPSVLFVCVHNAGRSQMAAGWLSHLAGDRIEVRSAGSAPADRVNPAAVEAMREVGVDISAETPKILTVDAVRESDVCITMGCGDTCPVFPGKRYLDWTLEDPAGQGVEAVRPIRDEIRKLVEGLIEELAPEKTA, encoded by the coding sequence ATGGCCGAGAAGCCCTCCGTCCTGTTCGTCTGCGTCCACAACGCCGGCCGCTCCCAGATGGCCGCCGGGTGGCTGTCCCACCTCGCCGGCGACCGTATCGAGGTCCGCTCCGCCGGCTCCGCTCCCGCCGACCGGGTCAACCCCGCCGCGGTCGAGGCCATGCGCGAGGTCGGCGTCGACATCTCCGCCGAGACGCCGAAGATCCTGACCGTGGACGCGGTCAGGGAGTCCGACGTCTGCATCACCATGGGCTGCGGCGACACCTGCCCCGTCTTCCCCGGCAAGCGCTACCTGGACTGGACGCTGGAGGACCCCGCCGGCCAGGGGGTCGAGGCCGTACGCCCGATCCGCGACGAGATCAGGAAGCTCGTCGAGGGACTGATCGAGGAACTCGCCCCGGAGAAGACCGCGTGA
- a CDS encoding methionyl-tRNA formyltransferase, giving the protein MRVIMFGYQTWGHRTLQALLDSGHEVPLVVTHPKSDHAYERIWSDSVADLAEKHGVPVLLRNRPDDAELLQAVARAEPDLIVANNWRTWLPPEIFGLPPHGTLNVHDSLLPAYAGFSPLIWALINGEKEVGVTAHRMNAELDMGDVLLQRSVPVGPTDTATDLFHRTVDLIGPLVTDSLALVSSGKAVWTPQDTTRSSFFHKRSPEDSRMDWTWPAEVLERFVRAQSDPYPNAFTHHRGRRLRIVSAAVSRGRYGGTPGRIFIREGDGVVIVAGAEARSGRLPGLVVRRVRTEEGSELAATEYFRTMGGYLTHRP; this is encoded by the coding sequence ATGCGGGTCATCATGTTCGGCTATCAGACCTGGGGACATCGCACGCTGCAGGCGCTGCTGGACTCCGGGCACGAGGTCCCCCTGGTCGTCACACATCCGAAGAGCGACCACGCCTACGAGAGGATCTGGAGCGACTCGGTGGCAGACCTCGCCGAGAAGCACGGCGTGCCCGTGCTGCTGCGCAACCGCCCCGACGACGCGGAACTCCTCCAGGCGGTCGCACGGGCGGAGCCGGACCTCATCGTGGCCAACAACTGGCGCACCTGGCTCCCCCCGGAGATCTTCGGCCTCCCCCCGCACGGCACCCTCAACGTCCACGACTCCCTGCTGCCGGCCTACGCCGGCTTCTCCCCGCTCATCTGGGCCCTCATCAACGGCGAGAAGGAGGTGGGCGTCACCGCCCACCGCATGAACGCCGAACTCGACATGGGCGACGTGCTGTTGCAGCGATCGGTGCCGGTCGGACCCACCGACACCGCCACCGACCTCTTCCACCGCACGGTCGACCTCATCGGCCCCCTGGTCACCGACTCGCTCGCCCTCGTCTCCTCGGGGAAGGCGGTGTGGACACCGCAGGACACCACTCGGTCCAGCTTCTTCCACAAGCGCTCCCCGGAGGACAGCCGGATGGACTGGACCTGGCCCGCCGAGGTGCTCGAACGCTTCGTCCGCGCACAGTCCGATCCGTATCCCAACGCGTTCACCCATCACCGCGGCAGGCGCCTGCGGATCGTCTCCGCCGCCGTCTCGCGGGGGCGCTACGGAGGGACACCCGGGCGGATCTTCATCCGCGAGGGGGACGGGGTCGTCATCGTCGCGGGCGCCGAGGCGCGCTCGGGACGGCTCCCCGGTCTGGTGGTCAGGCGCGTGCGGACCGAGGAGGGCTCGGAGCTGGCCGCGACGGAGTACTTCCGCACCATGGGCGGCTATCTGACGCACCGTCCCTGA